The following coding sequences lie in one Pungitius pungitius chromosome 18, fPunPun2.1, whole genome shotgun sequence genomic window:
- the tmem120b gene encoding transmembrane protein 120B: MSKPKFQAEWEEIDEEYQQLQETHKIYRQKLEELTNLQTTCSTAISKQRKCLKDLRYSLTKCSKTCDEKELELITDIRSQIKEKASVFFDMEAYLPKRNGLYLNLVLGNVNVTLLSDQAKFAYKDEYEKFKLYMTIILMFGAITCLFFLNYRVTDEIFNFLLVWYYCTLTIRESILMSNGSRIKGWWVSHHYVSTFLSGVMLTWPEGPMYQMFRSQFLAFSIYQSFVQFLQYYYQSGCLYRLRTLGERNQLDLTVEGFQSWMWRGLTFLLPFLFFGHFWQLYNSVTLFRLGGREDCKEWQVFMLALTFLVLFLGNCLTTLKVVHQKFQKNQDNLQKND, from the exons ATGTCCAAACCCAAGTTTCAAGCGGAGTGGGAGGAGATCGACGAAGAATATCAACAATTACAG GAAACTCACAAAATATACAGACAGAAACTTGAGGAGCTCACCAATCTTCAGACCACTTGCAGCACTGCCATCAGTAAACAGAGGAAATGCCTCAAAGACTTGAGGTACAGCTTGACCAA GTGTTCAAAAACATGTGACGAGAAGGAATTGGAACTGATAACGGATATCAGGTCACAAATCAAAGAAAAGGCCAGCGTGTTCTTTGATATGGAAGCATACTTGCCAAAGAGAAACGG gctgTACCTGAACTTGGTCCTCGGCAACGTGAACGTCACACTCCTCAGCGACCAGGCAAA ATTTGCCTACAAAGACGAGTACGAGAAGTTCAAGCTTTACATGACGATAATCCTGATGTTTGGAGCAATCACCTGCCTCTTCTTTCTCAACTACCG AGTCACTGATGAAATCTTCAACTTTTTACTGGTGTGGTACTACTGCACACTGACCATAAGGGAAAGCATCCTGATGAGCAACGGCTCCAG GATCAAAGGTTGGTGGGTGTCCCATCATTACGTATCCACCTTTCTGTCGGGTGTGATGCTCACCTG GCCAGAGGGGCCCATGTACCAGATGTTCAGGAGCCAGTTCCTCGCCTTCTCCATCTATCAGA GCTTTGTTCAGTTCCTCCAGTATTACTACCAGAGCGGCTGCTTATACAGGCTGCGGACTTTGGGGGAGAGGAATCAGCTGGACCTCACAGTGG aGGGGTTTCAGTCCTGGATGTGGCGAGGCCTCACCTTTCTCTTGCCGTTCCTCTTTTTTGGCCAT TTCTGGCAGCTGTACAACTCGGTGACCCTGTTTCGCTTGGGAGGACGTGAGGACTGTAAGGAGTGGCAA GTATTCATGCTGGCGCTGACGTTTCTCGTCCTGTTCCTTGGGAATTGTCTCACCACTTTAAAAGTCGTCCACCAAAAGTTTCAGAAAAACCAGGATAATCTGCAAAAAAATgactga
- the rhof gene encoding rho-related GTP-binding protein RhoF, with amino-acid sequence MSQSRAGSGTANGTTKRGDELKIVVVGDGGCGKTSLLLVYAKGDFPEKYAPSVFEKYTTTVSLGGKEIKLNLYDTAGQEDYDRLRPLSYQEADLILVCFDVTNPTSYENVLIKWHPEVKHFCRDTPVILIGCKTDLRKDNECCRKLKATDQAPITFSQGEEIRQQMNAELYLECSAKNQENVEDIFREATKRTLAFNRKQNTSKRKKKCVVL; translated from the exons ATGTCACAAAGCCGTGCTGGGAGTGGGACTGCTAACGGTACCACGAAGAGGGGAGACGAACTTAAAATTGTGGTAGTGGGAGATGGAGGCTGTGGGAAGACATCTCTTCTCTTGGTTTATGCTAAAGGGGATTTTCCTGAG AAATATGCACCGTCAGTGTTTGAAAAATATACCACCACTGTCTCTCTGGGAGGAAAAGAGATAAAGCTCAACTTGTATGACACAGCtg gACAGGAAGACTACGACAGACTGCGGCCTCTTTCGTACCAAGAAGCCGACCTGATCTTAGTTTGCTTTGACGTGACCAACCCGACCAGCTATGAGAACGTCCTGATTAAG TGGCACCCAGAGGTGAAGCACTTCTGTCGGGACACGCCGGTCATCCTGATTGGCTGCAAGACCGACCTCAGGAAGGACAATGAGTGCTGCAGGAAGCTCAAAGCCACGGACCAGGCTCCCATCACCTTCTCACAG GGTGAAGAGATCCGGCAGCAGATGAATGCAGAGCTCTACCTCGAGTGTTCTGCAAAGAATCAGGAGAACGTGGAAGACATTTTCAGGGAGGCCACCAAAAGGACTTTGGCCTTTAATCGAAAACAAAACACCTctaagaggaagaagaagtgtGTCGTTTTGTGA